One window from the genome of Vespula pensylvanica isolate Volc-1 chromosome 11, ASM1446617v1, whole genome shotgun sequence encodes:
- the LOC122632865 gene encoding ESF1 homolog: MDTILTDKRFAHITRDPKFKRIPKIGRKIKIDKRFQSMFKDKKFSIKYTIDKRGKRINQTSTENLRKYYELTSSEDETTAPEASSKTKKARKKGILKHSNREVENEGVVHQKDDSEEYISDQDNLISIQSKENTSVDINTDNLSDTVDLDSDLRENEEQLHIKNKDENLKLTDQVKERLQDLSVNYARGEGVLLTDSSSDEESSEYSDESEDIEHRWGELDKDAETTEESTRRLAICNMDWDRIRAVDLMVLFNSFLPNGGLIYSIKIYPSEFGLQRMKEEEIKGPVELVNDKTEEIHSKSDNEEGSDYHMEKLRRYQLNRLKYYYAVLECDSVETANKIYTECDGIEYESTATKLDLRFIPNDMTFDQEPQEVCTELPELSKYQPRQFTTTALQQVKVELTWDETNLEREEIANKLNSGKINEINENDLQAYLANATSDDDTDKESGQNNTRETENQDDPNAPNDPIEKYKSLLKQLDKDEEAKRKKDVELEFTWGIGTKEKAEKLVKEKLNKDEDLTPFEEYLAKRKAKQKARKEELKKFKELRDDNILNSGDSDIDSSKERNGQLRYKKQKIPEKNSDVNSSTEDGETKHADELELLLMDETESENKKHFNMKKIEANTDLSKSKRKRLKKKQNLQEIEKDDFEVNVKDTRFAALYTSHYFNIDPADPHYRKTKGTEALIQEKLKRRTEDIPVNETENGKKPFKINKKLDVELQALVKSIKRNTRTRFQPLK; this comes from the exons ATGGATACTATACTTACTGATAAACGCTTTGCGCATATTACCAGAGATCCTAAATTTAAACGGATTCCAAAAATTGgacgtaaaattaaaatagataagCGATTTCAAAGTAtgttcaaagataaaaaattttcaataaagtaTACAATTGATAAACGTGGAAAACGTATTAACCAAACTTCAACGGAAAATCTTAGGAAATATTATGAACTAACTAGTAGTGAAGACGAAACTACTGCACCTGAAGCTAGttccaaaacaaaaaaggctagaaagaaaggaatattgAAGCATAGTAATagagaagtagaaaatgaGGGTGTGGTCCACCAGAAAGATGACTCAGAAGAGTATATTTCTGATCAAGATAACTTAATATCTATACAATCAAAGGAAAATACGAGTGTAGATATAAATACTGATAACTTATCAGATACAGTTGATTTAGATTCAGatttaagagaaaatgaagaacaattacatataaaaaataaagatgaaaatttaaaactAACAGAtcaagtgaaagaaagattacAAGATCTCTCTGTTAATTATGCTAGAGGTGAAGGAGTTTTATTAACTGATAGTTCTTCCGATGAAGAAAGTTCCGAGTACAGTG ATGAAAGTGAAGACATAGAACATCGTTGGGGTGAATTAGATAAAGATGCGGAAACGACAGAAGAAAGCACTCGTCGATTAGCTATCTGCAATATGGATTGGGATAGAATACGTGCTGTGGATTTAATGGttctatttaattcatttttacccAATGGTGgtcttatttattctattaag ATTTATCCATCAGAATTTGGTTTACAAcgtatgaaagaagaagaaataaaaggaccGGTAGAACTGGTTAATGATAAAACAGAAGAAATTCATAGTAAAAGTGAT AATGAAGAGGGCTCAGATTATCATATggaaaaattaagaagataTCAATTAAACCgattaaagtattattatgCAGTGTTGGAATGTGATTCCGTAGAAACAGCAAACAAAATTTACACAGAGTGTGATGGTATTGAATACGAATCCACAGCAACAAAATTAGATTTAAGATTTATACCAAATGACATGACATTCGATCAA gaaCCTCAAGAAGTATGTACTGAATTACCGGAACTTTCAAAATATCAACCACGTCAATTTACAACTACTGCATTGCAACAAGTGAAGGTAGAATTAACTTGGGATGAAACAAAtctagaaagagaagaaatagcgAATAAGCTTAATTCtggaaaaattaacgaaataaatgaaaatgatttacaAGCCTATTTAGCAAATGCAACTAGTGATGATGATACAG ACAAGGAAAGTGGACAAAATAATACACGTGAAACAGAAAATCAAGATGATCCAAATGCACCTAATGATCCCATTGAGAAATATAAGTCCTTATTGAAACAGTTAGACAAAGATGAAgaagcgaagagaaaaaaagatgttgAATTAGAATTTACATGGGGCATAGGAACGAAGGAGAAAGCAGAAAAATTGGtcaaagaaaaactaaataagGACGAAGATTTGACTCCCTTCGAAGAATATTTAGCAAAGCGAAAGGCCAAACaaaaagcaagaaaggaagaattaaagaaatttaaggAATTACGCGACGATAACATACTGAATTCGGGAGATTCTGATATTGATTCTTCTAAGGAGAGAAATGGCCAATTACgttacaaaaaacaaaaaatacctGAAAAAAATAGCGACGTGAATTCGTCTACAGAAGATGGAGAAACGAAACATGCAGATGAATTAGAATTACTTTTAATGGATGAAACTGAGagtgaaaataagaaacattttaacatgaaaaaaattgaagctAATACAGATTTATCAAAATCTAAACGTAAGAgattgaagaaaaagcaaaatctACAAGAAATTGAGAAGGATGATTTTGAAGTGAACGTGAAGGACACTAGATTTGCTGCACTCTATACATCgcattatttcaatattgatCCTGCAGATCCTCATTACAGAAAAACTAAGGGCACTGAAGCGTTAAttcaagagaaattaaaaagaagaaccgAAGATATTCCAGTCAAT gAGAcggaaaatggaaagaaaccattcaaaattaataaaaaattggatGTAGAATTACAAGCATTAGTTAAGTCTATAAAGAGAAATACTAGAACTAGATTTCAACCATTAAAATGA
- the LOC122632864 gene encoding zinc finger protein 329-like isoform X2 translates to MTDNLYCPGCSQRSDSVMALIQHLDRCGQDSEQEIHQVNKENMEQETSKETVTASEVLMDTNIEQINQTFLATVNNSGIMIVGGSETIQVDENGDIKVIEKMDTDKSQVDHNSLDFNMTEKLNSIINETVEESSTSNSLVTPSTSGIEDKSADKNIITILSSSSELLVGDTSTLINLDHINDVGEINDPALLRVKQEICELEPEAVYSCTSCDMSFNSVLEHIKQYHDGQEVLLEMAEPLDELPSVPTTSTTTTTTTVPNESENAINPQPETMNTLCSEECVDSEGRLYTRKVVQIEKFWDKTSIAPPTQSTKAPMIEKFFSNVEGVKVSEKTTAPTAPSKMYKCNQCSQQFTKLACFEEHICPNGNNHCDICDQAFATPNALQIHSRIHEGDTDSNQQVFLCTTCGTEFCSHKSLRLHSRMHAPVRARHVDAPEGTLDATFTCPECGKTLSESYKEAHMSLHTGDSVTCTICNRKFDSADSLAMHAAVHNELSQSQSPTPPVVNEVNESVETQKPYQCQHCGRRFTRPHEKVKHERIHTGEKPHVCEVCGKTFRVSYCLTLHMRTHTGVRPYGCQHCGKRFKASSVYNHHLLTHGEERAYTCPYCPKTFKTRVQLAGHKNSHTKPFRCTECSRPFASLYAARAHIQTHKKDNNLKFSCYVCGASYGRAFALKDHLKQHGQDTSIPPEPAREEEVREGDNFLFPEEDMEDDKLIIPPSVTVAQSSGAEDTD, encoded by the exons ATGACGGACAATTTGTATTGTCCTGGATGTTCGCAGCGTTCAGATTCGGTAATGGCGTTGATACAACACTTGGATAGATGTGGCCAAGATTCAGAACAGGAGATACATCaagttaataaagaaaatatggaGCAAGAAACTTCGAAAGAAACTGTCACAGCTTCCGAAGTTCTAATG gaTACAAATATCGAGCAAATTAATCAAACCTTTTTAGCAACTGTAAATAATAGTGGTATTATGATAGTAGGAGGATCTGAAACTATTCAAGTTGATGAAAATG GAGACATtaaagtaatagaaaagatGGATACAGACAAATCACAAGTAGATCATAATTCACTGGACTTCAATATGACAGAAAAATTAAAcagtattattaatgaaacagTAGAAGAATCTTCAACCTCAAATTCATTAGTGACTCCATCGACATCTGGCATAGAAGATAAATCGgcagataaaaatataattaccatTTTATCCAGTAGTTCTGAACTTTTGGTTGGAGATACTAGTACTTTGATAAATTTGGACCATATAAATGATGTTGGTGAAATTAATGATCCTGCATTACTTCGTGTTAAGCAGGAAATCTGTGAG CTAGAACCAGAAGCAGTTTATAGTTGTACAAGTTGTGACATGAGCTTCAATTCTGTTTTGGaacatataaaacaatatcatGATGGTCAAGAAGTGTTGCTTGAAATGGCAGAACCATTAGATGAGTTACCATCCGTACCCAcgacttctactactactactactactactgtccCAAATGAATCTGAGAATGCTATTAATCCACAACCTGAAACTATGAATACCCTTTGTAGCGAAGAATGTGTAGATAGCGAAGGAAGATTATATACTAGAAAAGTTgtacaaatagaaaaattttggGACAAAACTTCAATCGCACCACCGACTCAATCCACGAAGGCACCGATgatcgagaaatttttttctaatgtagAAGGTGTGAAG gTGAGTGAGAAAACAACAGCTCCCACTGCCCCATCGAAAATGTACAAATGTAATCAGTGTTCGCAGCAATTTACAAAATTAGCATGTTTTGAAGAACATATATGTCCTAATGGTAATAATCATTGTGACATTTGTGATCAAGCATTTGCTACACCAAACGCATTACAAATTCATTCAAGGATACACGAAGGTGACACTGATTCTAATCAACAAGTGTTCCTATGCACTACATGTGGTACAGAGTTTTGTTCGCACAAAAGCTTACGATTGCATTCTCGAATGCATGCGCCAGTGAGAGCACGACACGTTGATGCACCAGAAGGAACTCTTGACGCAACGTTTACTTGTCCCGAGTGTG GTAAAACCTTATCAGAATCATATAAAGAAGCACACATGTCGCTGCATACAGGTGATTCCGTAACTTGTACAAtttgtaatagaaaatttgattCTGCCGATAGTTTGGCGATGCACGCTGCAGTGCATAACGAGTTGAGTCAGTCACAATCTCCGACTCCTCCCGTCGTAAATGAAGTAAATGAATCTGTCGAAACTCAGAAACCTTATCAATGCCAACACTGCGGTCGACGATTTACTAGACCACACGAGAAAGTAAAACACGAACGTATTCATACCGGAGAGAAGCCTCATGTTTGCGAA GTTTGTGGTAAAACCTTCCGTGTTTCGTACTGCTTGACATTACATATGAGGACGCATACAGGAGTAAGACCATATGGATGTCAACATTGTGGCAAAAGATTTAAAGCTTCTTCGGTATATAATCATCATTTACTTACGCATGGAGAAGAGCGTGCTTATACTTGTCCTTACTGTCCCAAAACCTTTAAAACCAGAGTCCAATTGGCTGGTCATAAGAACAGTCATACGAAGCCATTCCGTTGTACTGAATGTTCCAGACCTTTCGCATCCTTATATGCAGCAAGAGCACACATTCAAAcacataaaaaagataataatttaaaatttagttGCTATGTCTGTGGTGCATCTTATGGCAGAGCATTTGCTTTAAAAGATCACTTGAAACAGCATGGTCAAGACACATCGATTCCACCGGAACCTGcccgagaagaagaagtacgCGAAGGCGATAACTTCTTGTTTCCAGAAGAGGATATGGAagatgataaattaattataccaCCTTCTGTAACTGTCGCACAATCTTCTGGGGCAGAAGATACTGATTAA
- the LOC122632864 gene encoding zinc finger protein 329-like isoform X3, translating to MALIQHLDRCGQDSEQEIHQVNKENMEQETSKETVTASEVLMDTNIEQINQTFLATVNNSGIMIVGGSETIQVDENGDIKVIEKMDTDKSQVDHNSLDFNMTEKLNSIINETVEESSTSNSLVTPSTSGIEDKSADKNIITILSSSSELLVGDTSTLINLDHINDVGEINDPALLRVKQEICELEPEAVYSCTSCDMSFNSVLEHIKQYHDGQEVLLEMAEPLDELPSVPTTSTTTTTTTVPNESENAINPQPETMNTLCSEECVDSEGRLYTRKVVQIEKFWDKTSIAPPTQSTKAPMIEKFFSNVEGVKVSEKTTAPTAPSKMYKCNQCSQQFTKLACFEEHICPNGNNHCDICDQAFATPNALQIHSRIHEGDTDSNQQVFLCTTCGTEFCSHKSLRLHSRMHAPVRARHVDAPEGTLDATFTCPECGKTLSESYKEAHMSLHTGDSVTCTICNRKFDSADSLAMHAAVHNELSQSQSPTPPVVNEVNESVETQKPYQCQHCGRRFTRPHEKVKHERIHTGEKPHVCEVCGKTFRVSYCLTLHMRTHTGVRPYGCQHCGKRFKASSVYNHHLLTHGEERAYTCPYCPKTFKTRVQLAGHKNSHTKPFRCTECSRPFASLYAARAHIQTHKKDNNLKFSCYVCGASYGRAFALKDHLKQHGQDTSIPPEPAREEEVREGDNFLFPEEDMEDDKLIIPPSVTVAQSSGAEDTD from the exons ATGGCGTTGATACAACACTTGGATAGATGTGGCCAAGATTCAGAACAGGAGATACATCaagttaataaagaaaatatggaGCAAGAAACTTCGAAAGAAACTGTCACAGCTTCCGAAGTTCTAATG gaTACAAATATCGAGCAAATTAATCAAACCTTTTTAGCAACTGTAAATAATAGTGGTATTATGATAGTAGGAGGATCTGAAACTATTCAAGTTGATGAAAATG GAGACATtaaagtaatagaaaagatGGATACAGACAAATCACAAGTAGATCATAATTCACTGGACTTCAATATGACAGAAAAATTAAAcagtattattaatgaaacagTAGAAGAATCTTCAACCTCAAATTCATTAGTGACTCCATCGACATCTGGCATAGAAGATAAATCGgcagataaaaatataattaccatTTTATCCAGTAGTTCTGAACTTTTGGTTGGAGATACTAGTACTTTGATAAATTTGGACCATATAAATGATGTTGGTGAAATTAATGATCCTGCATTACTTCGTGTTAAGCAGGAAATCTGTGAG CTAGAACCAGAAGCAGTTTATAGTTGTACAAGTTGTGACATGAGCTTCAATTCTGTTTTGGaacatataaaacaatatcatGATGGTCAAGAAGTGTTGCTTGAAATGGCAGAACCATTAGATGAGTTACCATCCGTACCCAcgacttctactactactactactactactgtccCAAATGAATCTGAGAATGCTATTAATCCACAACCTGAAACTATGAATACCCTTTGTAGCGAAGAATGTGTAGATAGCGAAGGAAGATTATATACTAGAAAAGTTgtacaaatagaaaaattttggGACAAAACTTCAATCGCACCACCGACTCAATCCACGAAGGCACCGATgatcgagaaatttttttctaatgtagAAGGTGTGAAG gTGAGTGAGAAAACAACAGCTCCCACTGCCCCATCGAAAATGTACAAATGTAATCAGTGTTCGCAGCAATTTACAAAATTAGCATGTTTTGAAGAACATATATGTCCTAATGGTAATAATCATTGTGACATTTGTGATCAAGCATTTGCTACACCAAACGCATTACAAATTCATTCAAGGATACACGAAGGTGACACTGATTCTAATCAACAAGTGTTCCTATGCACTACATGTGGTACAGAGTTTTGTTCGCACAAAAGCTTACGATTGCATTCTCGAATGCATGCGCCAGTGAGAGCACGACACGTTGATGCACCAGAAGGAACTCTTGACGCAACGTTTACTTGTCCCGAGTGTG GTAAAACCTTATCAGAATCATATAAAGAAGCACACATGTCGCTGCATACAGGTGATTCCGTAACTTGTACAAtttgtaatagaaaatttgattCTGCCGATAGTTTGGCGATGCACGCTGCAGTGCATAACGAGTTGAGTCAGTCACAATCTCCGACTCCTCCCGTCGTAAATGAAGTAAATGAATCTGTCGAAACTCAGAAACCTTATCAATGCCAACACTGCGGTCGACGATTTACTAGACCACACGAGAAAGTAAAACACGAACGTATTCATACCGGAGAGAAGCCTCATGTTTGCGAA GTTTGTGGTAAAACCTTCCGTGTTTCGTACTGCTTGACATTACATATGAGGACGCATACAGGAGTAAGACCATATGGATGTCAACATTGTGGCAAAAGATTTAAAGCTTCTTCGGTATATAATCATCATTTACTTACGCATGGAGAAGAGCGTGCTTATACTTGTCCTTACTGTCCCAAAACCTTTAAAACCAGAGTCCAATTGGCTGGTCATAAGAACAGTCATACGAAGCCATTCCGTTGTACTGAATGTTCCAGACCTTTCGCATCCTTATATGCAGCAAGAGCACACATTCAAAcacataaaaaagataataatttaaaatttagttGCTATGTCTGTGGTGCATCTTATGGCAGAGCATTTGCTTTAAAAGATCACTTGAAACAGCATGGTCAAGACACATCGATTCCACCGGAACCTGcccgagaagaagaagtacgCGAAGGCGATAACTTCTTGTTTCCAGAAGAGGATATGGAagatgataaattaattataccaCCTTCTGTAACTGTCGCACAATCTTCTGGGGCAGAAGATACTGATTAA
- the LOC122632864 gene encoding zinc finger protein 329-like isoform X1, producing MGSLNLICPMCCGETFNDPQSLKYHLLSMTDNLYCPGCSQRSDSVMALIQHLDRCGQDSEQEIHQVNKENMEQETSKETVTASEVLMDTNIEQINQTFLATVNNSGIMIVGGSETIQVDENGDIKVIEKMDTDKSQVDHNSLDFNMTEKLNSIINETVEESSTSNSLVTPSTSGIEDKSADKNIITILSSSSELLVGDTSTLINLDHINDVGEINDPALLRVKQEICELEPEAVYSCTSCDMSFNSVLEHIKQYHDGQEVLLEMAEPLDELPSVPTTSTTTTTTTVPNESENAINPQPETMNTLCSEECVDSEGRLYTRKVVQIEKFWDKTSIAPPTQSTKAPMIEKFFSNVEGVKVSEKTTAPTAPSKMYKCNQCSQQFTKLACFEEHICPNGNNHCDICDQAFATPNALQIHSRIHEGDTDSNQQVFLCTTCGTEFCSHKSLRLHSRMHAPVRARHVDAPEGTLDATFTCPECGKTLSESYKEAHMSLHTGDSVTCTICNRKFDSADSLAMHAAVHNELSQSQSPTPPVVNEVNESVETQKPYQCQHCGRRFTRPHEKVKHERIHTGEKPHVCEVCGKTFRVSYCLTLHMRTHTGVRPYGCQHCGKRFKASSVYNHHLLTHGEERAYTCPYCPKTFKTRVQLAGHKNSHTKPFRCTECSRPFASLYAARAHIQTHKKDNNLKFSCYVCGASYGRAFALKDHLKQHGQDTSIPPEPAREEEVREGDNFLFPEEDMEDDKLIIPPSVTVAQSSGAEDTD from the exons atgggatCATTGAATCTAATTTGCCCGATGTGCTGTGGTGAAACATTTAACGATCCACAGTCTTTGAAGTACCACTTGCTCAGCATGACGGACAATTTGTATTGTCCTGGATGTTCGCAGCGTTCAGATTCGGTAATGGCGTTGATACAACACTTGGATAGATGTGGCCAAGATTCAGAACAGGAGATACATCaagttaataaagaaaatatggaGCAAGAAACTTCGAAAGAAACTGTCACAGCTTCCGAAGTTCTAATG gaTACAAATATCGAGCAAATTAATCAAACCTTTTTAGCAACTGTAAATAATAGTGGTATTATGATAGTAGGAGGATCTGAAACTATTCAAGTTGATGAAAATG GAGACATtaaagtaatagaaaagatGGATACAGACAAATCACAAGTAGATCATAATTCACTGGACTTCAATATGACAGAAAAATTAAAcagtattattaatgaaacagTAGAAGAATCTTCAACCTCAAATTCATTAGTGACTCCATCGACATCTGGCATAGAAGATAAATCGgcagataaaaatataattaccatTTTATCCAGTAGTTCTGAACTTTTGGTTGGAGATACTAGTACTTTGATAAATTTGGACCATATAAATGATGTTGGTGAAATTAATGATCCTGCATTACTTCGTGTTAAGCAGGAAATCTGTGAG CTAGAACCAGAAGCAGTTTATAGTTGTACAAGTTGTGACATGAGCTTCAATTCTGTTTTGGaacatataaaacaatatcatGATGGTCAAGAAGTGTTGCTTGAAATGGCAGAACCATTAGATGAGTTACCATCCGTACCCAcgacttctactactactactactactactgtccCAAATGAATCTGAGAATGCTATTAATCCACAACCTGAAACTATGAATACCCTTTGTAGCGAAGAATGTGTAGATAGCGAAGGAAGATTATATACTAGAAAAGTTgtacaaatagaaaaattttggGACAAAACTTCAATCGCACCACCGACTCAATCCACGAAGGCACCGATgatcgagaaatttttttctaatgtagAAGGTGTGAAG gTGAGTGAGAAAACAACAGCTCCCACTGCCCCATCGAAAATGTACAAATGTAATCAGTGTTCGCAGCAATTTACAAAATTAGCATGTTTTGAAGAACATATATGTCCTAATGGTAATAATCATTGTGACATTTGTGATCAAGCATTTGCTACACCAAACGCATTACAAATTCATTCAAGGATACACGAAGGTGACACTGATTCTAATCAACAAGTGTTCCTATGCACTACATGTGGTACAGAGTTTTGTTCGCACAAAAGCTTACGATTGCATTCTCGAATGCATGCGCCAGTGAGAGCACGACACGTTGATGCACCAGAAGGAACTCTTGACGCAACGTTTACTTGTCCCGAGTGTG GTAAAACCTTATCAGAATCATATAAAGAAGCACACATGTCGCTGCATACAGGTGATTCCGTAACTTGTACAAtttgtaatagaaaatttgattCTGCCGATAGTTTGGCGATGCACGCTGCAGTGCATAACGAGTTGAGTCAGTCACAATCTCCGACTCCTCCCGTCGTAAATGAAGTAAATGAATCTGTCGAAACTCAGAAACCTTATCAATGCCAACACTGCGGTCGACGATTTACTAGACCACACGAGAAAGTAAAACACGAACGTATTCATACCGGAGAGAAGCCTCATGTTTGCGAA GTTTGTGGTAAAACCTTCCGTGTTTCGTACTGCTTGACATTACATATGAGGACGCATACAGGAGTAAGACCATATGGATGTCAACATTGTGGCAAAAGATTTAAAGCTTCTTCGGTATATAATCATCATTTACTTACGCATGGAGAAGAGCGTGCTTATACTTGTCCTTACTGTCCCAAAACCTTTAAAACCAGAGTCCAATTGGCTGGTCATAAGAACAGTCATACGAAGCCATTCCGTTGTACTGAATGTTCCAGACCTTTCGCATCCTTATATGCAGCAAGAGCACACATTCAAAcacataaaaaagataataatttaaaatttagttGCTATGTCTGTGGTGCATCTTATGGCAGAGCATTTGCTTTAAAAGATCACTTGAAACAGCATGGTCAAGACACATCGATTCCACCGGAACCTGcccgagaagaagaagtacgCGAAGGCGATAACTTCTTGTTTCCAGAAGAGGATATGGAagatgataaattaattataccaCCTTCTGTAACTGTCGCACAATCTTCTGGGGCAGAAGATACTGATTAA
- the LOC122632872 gene encoding thioredoxin domain-containing protein 15, translating into MYILERRLSLFMLVLASIISVFGQTDECAVQIKSEENLSDNDVTAIQEVLEPTTNVSLENSSVPNTTKVNCLTDKTYGPVELVNATRFMELLILEPGPSNRTRNDKDGRQQPGTCVLVLFYARWCVFSSQAAPHFNALPRSFPHIKCIAIDAIRHQSFNAQYGIVGVPTLMLVHNGKPVAKFNSTVYTLELFAKFITHLTMFQTSGSLFVTSADFSGPVSSTPSNETDYCLVLSWVFIAACTLYFTSKSRWWQQFIELVQNTWRESNAQHEHVD; encoded by the exons ATGTATATTTTAGAAAGAAGATTAAGTTTATTTATGCTAGTACTAG cTTCGATAATAAGTGTATTCGGACAGACTGACGAATGTGCTGTACAAATAAAATCTGAGGAGAATCTCTCTGATAATGATGTAACTGCTATTCAAGAAGTTTTAGAACCAACGACGAATGTATCATTAGAAAATAGTTCTGTACCTAATACAACGAAAGTAAATTGTTTAACCGACAAGACTTATGGACCGGTGGAA ttagTCAACGCAACAAGATTTATGGAATTGCTGATCTTAGAACCTGGACCGTCAAACCGAACTAGAAATGACAAGGATGGTAGACAACAACCAGGAACATGCGTATTAGTTTTGTTTTATGCAAGATGGTGTGTTTTCAGTAGTCAAGCAGCACCACATTTCAATGCATTACCTAGATCATTTCCTCACATAAAATGTATAGCTATAGATGCAATAAGACATCAAAG cTTTAATGCACAATATGGAATAGTAGGAGTACCAACATTGATGCTAGTACATAATGGAAAACCTGTAGCTAAATTTAATAGCACTGTTTACACTCTGGAGTTATttgcaaaatttattacaCATCTTACAATGTTTCAAACAAGTGGTTCTTTATTTGTTACATCTGCAGATTTCAGTGGTCCAGTATCTAGCACACCTTCCAATGAAACCGATTATTGTTTAGTACTATCTTGGGTTTTCATTGCTGCATGTACTTTATATTTCACATCAAAAAGCAGATGGTGGCAACAGTTCATTGAATTAGTTCAAAATACATGGCGAGAAAGTAACGCACAGCACGAGCATGTAGATTag